The Panacibacter microcysteis DNA window CTTCATAGGCCGGTTTAAGCTGGGCCGTAAGTGTCTCGATTGCTTCGCTGGCAATGATGTTAATAGTGCAGCCGCCAAAGCCGCCACCCATCATTCTTGCTCCGGGTACGGCGTCGTTGTCTTTTACAAAATCTACCAGGAAATCGAGCTCTGCGCAGCTTACTTCATACATGGTGCTGAGGCCTTCATGAGTTTCGAACATTTTTGCACCAAAGGCTTTGATGTCGTTGTTTTCAAGATCAAGGCATGCCTGTTGCAGCCGTTCTGTTTCTTCTACCACGTAAAGGCAACGGCGGTACACTTCCTCATCAAACCGTTGTACATACTGCTGCAGCATGCTTTTGGTTACGTCGCGCAGGCTGTGCACAAAAGGTATGTGTTGTTGTATGAGTGCCACGCCCATTTCGCACTGTTGTCTTCTTACATTGTACTGCGATGAGGCAAGTGTATGTTTAACATTCGTGTCGAACAGTACAATTTTATAACCGTCCAGCTTAAAGGGCTCATATTTATACTCCAGTGTTCTGCAGTCGAGTTTGATTACATGGTCGGCAGTCCCAAATACACTGGCAAACATATCCATAATGCCACATTGCAAACCCACGTAATCATTCTCTGCTTTCTGCGCTATTTTAACGAGTTCAATTTTTCCGAGGCCACATTGCAGCCATTCATTCAGGGCAAATGCTACGGCGCATTCTATGGCGGCTGAAGAAGAGAGACCTGCACCGATAGGTATATCGGCTGTAAGCGCCGCATCGAAACCGCTTACTGCAATACCGTTCTTTTGAAACTGGTCAACCACGCCCAGTATATAATCGTACCAGGCATGTTTCTGAGAAGGTATAAGACGTGTGGTAGTTGTATGGCAGGTTTCATCCAGGTCTATAGAAGTAAGGTTAATCTCATTATCTGTCCTTGGCGTAAGTGCAATCCAGGCTGCTTTATCTATGGCTGCAGGCAATACAAAGCCGTTATTATAATCTGTATGTTCACCAATCAGGTTGATGCGGCCGGGAGACCTCGTAACAATGCTATGCTCGTATATAAATTTTTCCAGCATTGCCGGAATGGCGTGTTGGGCTGCTACACTGTAGCGCTGGCCTGCATTACTCATAAATAGGCTATAAAAATGATTGCGCGAAAAACTGCGTAAACGTTTACGCAGGTGTACAAATGTATTGATTCGTGTAAATATTACATAAAAACTAGTCAAGTTTGGCCGCAAGCGCGGCTTTAACCTCGGTCTGCCATTCTTCTTTTAGCATGCTCAATACAATAGAATCACGCCGGCCACCTGCTCTTTTGGGCATATTGGCTCTTAAAATGCCGTCTACTTTGCACCCTATACTTTTCATGGCTGCAATACTGGTGGCATTGTCATTGTCTGCCCTGAATTCCACCCGCTCAAGCCCAAGATCTTCAAAAGCAAATTGCAGTAACAGGTATTTACAGTGTTTGTTAAGACCAGTGCCCCTGAACCGTTCTCCATACCAGGTGTAACCTAGCTGCAGCGTTTTGAAAGGCAGGTTAATATCATAAAATCTTGTTGAACCGGCATATTCGTTTGTCCTTTTATCAAACACAATAAAAGGGTATTCTGTACCGCGTTCCCTGGCTGCCAGTGCTGTTTGTATGTATGTGGCAAGCCCTTCGCTACCCGCGGCAGATACAAGCGAATATTGCCATGTATCGGGTTCGTGCAGTGCAAAAGGCAGCAAAAAAGTATGGTCATCCTGTTGCAGTGGTCTCAGTAATACACGTTCGTTTTCGAGCAGGTAATCATGGTTACCGTTAAATAGTATCATAAACTGGTTTTATTATCGCCCGTTATAATGGTTGTGTTACCGGCACCTGTAATGCTGTTAAACTTTTGTTGCGTCGCACACTTGTACTGTAGTAGCAATATTCAGCACGCCGGTGCTATTCCGTTAATATTTTTTCGCGCCTGCTGCGGGTAAAAGTTGTTGAAACCGGTAAAACAAATAAAATTCAGGAAATTTGCCGCAATTTAAACATTTAGCTTATGTGTGGAATTGTAGGATACACAGGTAAAAGACAGGCCTACCCGGTAGTAATAAAAGGACTAAAAAGACTGGAATATCGTGGTTACGATAGCGCAGGCGTTGCACTGATCAATGAAGGGCTTAAAGTATATAAAAAGAAAGGCCGGGTTACAGACCTTGAAGAAGCGGCAATGGGTGAGAACCTTAGTGGTCATATAGGTATTGGTCATACACGGTGGGCCACACACGGAGAACCCAGCGACCGAAATGCACATCCGCATGTTTCTCAAAGCGGCAATATTGCTATGATTCACAACGGCATTATCGAAAACTACGACAAGCTGAAAAAAGATTTGCTCGCAAAAGGTTACAAATTCAAAAGTGATACCGACACAGAAGTACTACTCAATTTTATTGATGACATTCAGCAAAACAATGATTGTACGCTGGAAGAAGCACTGCGTATTGCTTTAAGAAGGGTAGTGGGTGCATATTGTTTGTTACTAATACACAAAGACGACCCCGAAACGATCATCGCAGCCCGCAAAGGCAGCCCGCTGGTCATTGGTATTGGTAAAGATGAACATTTCCTGGCCAGCGATGCTTCTCCCATCATCGAGTACACAAAAGAAGTGGTATACGTAAATGACTATGAAATAGCAATCGTAAGACCAGATGAACTGATTTTGAAAAACCTTGGTAATGAAAAACAGACACCTTTCATAACCAGGCTCGATATGGAGCTGGCAGCAATTGAAAAAGGCGGGTACGATCATTTTATGCTCAAAGAAATTTTCGAGCAGCCACAGACCATCTACGATTGTTTAAGAGGCCGGTTAGATGCGGGCAAAGGAAAAGTTATCTTAAGCGGTATAGATCAATATGCTCAGCAGATCATGAATGCGCAGCGCATCATTATCCTGGCTTGCGGTACCAGCTGGCATGCGGGCCTGGTAGCTGAGTACATTATTGAAGAGTTGTGCCGCATACCGGTAGAAGTGGAATATGCATCTGAGTTCAGGTACAGAAACCCTATTATACACAAAGGCGACGTTATTGTAGCCATATCGCAGAGTGGCGAGACAGCAGATACATTGGTGGCAATAGAAAATGCAAAAGAGCAGGGCGCCATTATCCTCGGTATCGTAAACGTAGTGGGGTCATCTATTTCGCGAAAATCACATGCCGGGGCTTATACGCATGCCGGTCCTGAAATTGGTGTGGCGAGTACCAAAGCATTCACTGCACAGCTCACGGTTCTTACCATGGTTGCACTTAAAATAGCGCATGATAAAGGTTCTGTAAGTACTGAAAGGTATATGCACCTTTGCCAGGAACTGGCTGCCATACCGGAAAAGGTAGAGCTGGTCTTAGAGAAAGCAGACGAGGTAAAAGCGCTTGCAGAAAAGTACAAAGACGCATCAGACGCACTATACCTTGGTCGCGGCTACAACTTCCCGATTGCACTGGAAGGCGCACTAAAGCTGAAAGAAATTTCATATATACATGCAGAAGGTTATCCTGCTGCAGAAATGAAACACGGTCCTATCGCACTTGTTACTGAAACGCTACCGGTTGTATTTGTGGCCACTAAGGATTCTTACCACGAAAAAGTTGT harbors:
- the galK gene encoding galactokinase — its product is MSNAGQRYSVAAQHAIPAMLEKFIYEHSIVTRSPGRINLIGEHTDYNNGFVLPAAIDKAAWIALTPRTDNEINLTSIDLDETCHTTTTRLIPSQKHAWYDYILGVVDQFQKNGIAVSGFDAALTADIPIGAGLSSSAAIECAVAFALNEWLQCGLGKIELVKIAQKAENDYVGLQCGIMDMFASVFGTADHVIKLDCRTLEYKYEPFKLDGYKIVLFDTNVKHTLASSQYNVRRQQCEMGVALIQQHIPFVHSLRDVTKSMLQQYVQRFDEEVYRRCLYVVEETERLQQACLDLENNDIKAFGAKMFETHEGLSTMYEVSCAELDFLVDFVKDNDAVPGARMMGGGFGGCTINIIASEAIETLTAQLKPAYEAAMRKELKIYIAQIGAGTGIIK
- a CDS encoding GNAT family N-acetyltransferase, which gives rise to MILFNGNHDYLLENERVLLRPLQQDDHTFLLPFALHEPDTWQYSLVSAAGSEGLATYIQTALAARERGTEYPFIVFDKRTNEYAGSTRFYDINLPFKTLQLGYTWYGERFRGTGLNKHCKYLLLQFAFEDLGLERVEFRADNDNATSIAAMKSIGCKVDGILRANMPKRAGGRRDSIVLSMLKEEWQTEVKAALAAKLD
- the glmS gene encoding glutamine--fructose-6-phosphate transaminase (isomerizing), with the protein product MCGIVGYTGKRQAYPVVIKGLKRLEYRGYDSAGVALINEGLKVYKKKGRVTDLEEAAMGENLSGHIGIGHTRWATHGEPSDRNAHPHVSQSGNIAMIHNGIIENYDKLKKDLLAKGYKFKSDTDTEVLLNFIDDIQQNNDCTLEEALRIALRRVVGAYCLLLIHKDDPETIIAARKGSPLVIGIGKDEHFLASDASPIIEYTKEVVYVNDYEIAIVRPDELILKNLGNEKQTPFITRLDMELAAIEKGGYDHFMLKEIFEQPQTIYDCLRGRLDAGKGKVILSGIDQYAQQIMNAQRIIILACGTSWHAGLVAEYIIEELCRIPVEVEYASEFRYRNPIIHKGDVIVAISQSGETADTLVAIENAKEQGAIILGIVNVVGSSISRKSHAGAYTHAGPEIGVASTKAFTAQLTVLTMVALKIAHDKGSVSTERYMHLCQELAAIPEKVELVLEKADEVKALAEKYKDASDALYLGRGYNFPIALEGALKLKEISYIHAEGYPAAEMKHGPIALVTETLPVVFVATKDSYHEKVVSNMQEIKARKGKVIALITEGDTVSAAIADDIFELPQADEIVAPIISTIPLQLLAYYIGVAKGYDVDKPRNLAKSVTVE